The Flavobacteriales bacterium DNA window AATACCGATGCCGAGGGCCGTATGCTACTGGCCGATGCCTTGAGCTATGCGAAGAAATACTCTCCCGATCTGGTCATCGATGCAGCCACCTTGACCGGTGCGGCCATACGCGCGCTGGGTCCCTATGCCTCCTGTGTGATGGGTACGGCCGATGACCGCACCTTCGACCGGCTGGAAAAGGCCGGATTCAGGACCTATGAACGTGTGGTTCGTATGCCTTTCTGGAAAGAATACCGGAAAGAACTCGACTCCGATATCGCAGACATCAAGAACTTGGGTGGAGCCAATGCCGGACAGATCACTGCAGGTAAATTCCTAGAGCACTTCACCGATTATCCCTGGGTCCATATCGATATTGCCGGGCCTGCATTCCTCACCAGCAAGGACAGCTATAGGGGGAAATGGGGAACCGGATATGGCGTACGCCTCTTATTCGAGATGCTGTCACAGTATCCATGAATCGCCCACCACGTTTAGCCATCAGCCTGGGCGATCTGGCCGGGATAGGGACTGAGATCATCTTCAAGTCCTTGGCAGATGAGGCCATACGCACTTCTATCACACCCATCATCTACGGCAGTCGCTCCTTCTTGGCACCATGGATCGATGCTCAGCCAGACGCGCTGGGCCCGGTCCAATTCATAGACGACTCTTCACAGATCAACTCAGGAGCCGTTCATGTGATGGAATGTTGGGATGAAAAACTGGATATCCCGGCCGGAGAACCCACGCGGGAATCGGGTCACTATGCCTTCCTATCCTTGGATCGAGCTACACAAGACCTGATAACAGGCGCTGTGGATGCCCTGGTCACAGCACCTATCGACAAGCATAACATACAGAGCGAGGCCTTCGACTTTCCCGGTCATACCGAGTATCTGGCCCAGCGCAGTGGGAATCCGGACCATCTCATGCTCCTGGTATCTAGCGGTCTCAGGGTGGGAGTCGTGACCGGACATATCCCCGTGAGTGCCATCTCAGAGCAACTCAGCACCGAGAAGATCCTCAGCAAACTCGCGGTCATCCATTCCAGTCTGCAAGCAGATTTCGGGATAGAAGAACCACGCATTGCCGTGCTCGGGCTCAATCCGCATGCCGGGGAT harbors:
- the pdxA gene encoding 4-hydroxythreonine-4-phosphate dehydrogenase PdxA, producing the protein MNRPPRLAISLGDLAGIGTEIIFKSLADEAIRTSITPIIYGSRSFLAPWIDAQPDALGPVQFIDDSSQINSGAVHVMECWDEKLDIPAGEPTRESGHYAFLSLDRATQDLITGAVDALVTAPIDKHNIQSEAFDFPGHTEYLAQRSGNPDHLMLLVSSGLRVGVVTGHIPVSAISEQLSTEKILSKLAVIHSSLQADFGIEEPRIAVLGLNPHAGDQGLIGTEDDTVVAPAIRQAQSQGIGAEGPFPADGFFGSKRYEDYDAILAMYHDQGLIPFKALSFGSGVNFTAGLPILRTSPDHGTAFDIAGQDQADASSFKQALILARDIAERRKTLRV